The proteins below are encoded in one region of Apostichopus japonicus isolate 1M-3 chromosome 22, ASM3797524v1, whole genome shotgun sequence:
- the LOC139963536 gene encoding uncharacterized protein, producing MASNDVQDQDKTLASESLLLDLAGKIVEWRFLGRRLGLTEGILDDIERDNRGKSKEIKYQTLLQWKRQSTQPPTIGCLAKALTEVDRADLAVFVMQESKKPIPQVIPRKITLAMKRNHASITKKAKMTGRHNVVLGDNSVEDFVLYRDRCREYGMFLQRKVYTFQYHKKPNETITGVLVYDNWDDNTGGNAQRIAGGPGENCIEVKVTSQLHRGMDFTFFVYGHKR from the exons ATGGCAAGTAACGATGTGCAAGACCAAGACAAAACACTAGCTTCTGAATCCCTTCTTCTG GATTTGGCAGGAAAGATTGTGGAGTGGAGATTCCTTGGAAGAAGACTAGGACTGACTGAAGGAATCCTTGATGACATTGAACGAGACAACAGaggaaagagcaaagaaatcAAATATCAGACACTGCTACAATGGAAGCGACAATCTACGCAACCACCAACCATTGGCTGTTTAGCCAAAGCTCTGACGGAGGTTGACAGAGCTGATTTAGCAGTATTTGTTATGCAAG AGAGCAAAAAACCGATCCCACAg GTTATTCCCCGTAAAATCACACTGGCTATGAAACGTAACCATGCCAGTATCACCAAGAAAGCCAAAATGACCGGTCGACACAATGTAGTGTTAGGAGACAATAGTGTAGAGGATTTCGTGCTATATAGAGATAGATGTCGAGAGTACGGTATGTTCCTGCAGAGGAAGGTGTACACCTTTCAGTACCACAAGAAACCCAATGAGACGATTACCGGTGTGTTAGTATACGACAACTGGGACGATAACACAGGGGGGAATGCACAACGGATAGCAGGTGGTCCAGGCGAAAATTGTATCGAGGTGAAAGTAACATCGCAATTACATCGCGGTATGGACTTCACTTTCTTCGTTTACGGCCATAAACGTTGA